A genomic region of Macaca thibetana thibetana isolate TM-01 chromosome 14, ASM2454274v1, whole genome shotgun sequence contains the following coding sequences:
- the RPS13 gene encoding 40S ribosomal protein S13 — MGRMHAPGKGLSQSALPYRRSVPTWLKLTSDDVKEQIYKLAKKGLTPSQIGVILRDSHGVAQVRFVTGNKILRILKSKGLAPDLPEDLYHLIKKAVAVRKHLERNRKDKDAKFRLILIESRIHRLARYYKTKRVLPPNWKYESSTASALVA, encoded by the exons ATGGGTCGCATGCATGCTCCCGG GAAGGGCCTGTCCCAGTCGGCTTTGCCCTATCGACGCAGCGTCCCCACT TGGTTGAAGTTGACATCTGACGATGTGAAGGAGCAGATTTACAAACTGGCCAAGAAGGGCCTGACTCCTTCACAAATCG GTGTGATCCTGAGAGATTCACATGGTGTTGCACAAGTACGTTTTGTGACAGGCAATAAAATCTTAAGAATTCTTAAGTCTAAGGGACTTGCTCCTGATCTTCCTGAAGATCTCTACCATTTAATTAAGAAAGCAGTTGCTGTTCGAAAGCATCTTGAGCGGAACAGAAAG gataagGATGCTAAATTCCGTCTGATTCTGATAGAGAGCCGGATTCACCGTTTGGCTCGATATTATAAGACCAAGCGAGTCCTCCCTCCCAATTGGAAATA tgaatCATCTACAGCCTCTGCCCTGGTCGCATAA